A DNA window from Pirellulales bacterium contains the following coding sequences:
- a CDS encoding DUF1080 domain-containing protein, whose product MIRPRLISALVFLTSIVGPLVALRAADSSPLVATKAADAGPDYQVQGEYVGEITGKNNPDHIGGHVVALGDGKFDVFVYPGGLPGAGWKQRGRLYHVGETKNGVTAIAGQERTGKIDKGVATIFDLAGNKIGELKRIERTSPTLGAKPPAGAIVLFDGTSADKWNGGRLSDDGLLEVGCTSKQSFKDFQLHIEFQTPFMPKARGQGRGNSGVYLQNRYEVQVLDSFGLEGQDNECGGFYSIKKPDVNMCFPPLAWQTYDIDFTAARFDDAGNKTKNAVVTVRHNGVPIHENFELPKLTPGGAPQEAPGEGPLQLQNHGNPVRFRNIWVVEKKS is encoded by the coding sequence ATGATCCGCCCCCGCCTGATTTCGGCTCTGGTTTTTCTCACGAGTATTGTCGGCCCGCTTGTTGCCTTGCGTGCCGCGGATAGCTCGCCCCTGGTCGCGACGAAGGCCGCGGATGCCGGTCCAGACTACCAGGTGCAAGGCGAGTACGTGGGCGAGATAACGGGCAAAAACAACCCGGATCACATCGGCGGACACGTCGTCGCCCTCGGGGACGGCAAGTTCGACGTCTTCGTGTACCCCGGCGGGTTGCCTGGCGCGGGTTGGAAGCAGCGGGGGCGCCTGTATCACGTCGGCGAAACTAAAAACGGTGTGACGGCGATCGCAGGCCAAGAGCGGACGGGGAAGATCGACAAGGGAGTCGCGACGATCTTCGACCTGGCCGGCAATAAAATCGGCGAACTAAAGCGCATCGAACGCACAAGCCCCACGCTCGGCGCGAAACCACCTGCAGGCGCGATCGTCCTGTTTGACGGCACATCGGCCGATAAATGGAACGGCGGTCGGCTCTCCGACGACGGTTTGTTGGAAGTCGGCTGCACGAGCAAGCAGAGCTTTAAGGATTTCCAGCTGCACATCGAATTTCAGACGCCGTTCATGCCGAAGGCGCGCGGCCAAGGGCGCGGCAACAGCGGCGTCTACCTGCAGAATCGTTACGAAGTGCAGGTGCTCGATTCGTTCGGACTGGAGGGACAGGACAACGAGTGCGGCGGGTTCTATTCCATCAAGAAGCCAGACGTCAACATGTGCTTTCCGCCGCTCGCCTGGCAGACGTATGACATAGACTTTACGGCGGCCCGCTTTGACGATGCCGGCAACAAAACGAAAAACGCCGTCGTCACGGTCCGGCACAACGGCGTGCCGATCCACGAAAACTTCGAGCTCCCCAAGCTCACACCCGGCGGTGCCCCACAAGAGGCACCGGGCGAAGGGCCGCTGCAACTGCAGAATCACGGTAACCCGGTGCGGTTCCGCAATATCTGGGTGGTAGAAAAGAAATCCTAA
- a CDS encoding ATP-binding protein → MYYVMLAVMLAIGYFGALGTAVVWNRYRRRSAPAVLPRVDVLIQRHFHPISLNDLRIAEREFPFHVRADLQQAMARHFDGNGRAPYFTGVRREYHHGQMSFADLLHSEHYPAQAVPPEFEELDIGDERPVCCLKNGLWLTNEESEPLAILVTFAGTYGEPPRLKVQVATRNDPAASRRVERFFQALEEGVRQAASYRGKILSLEASPSYSGMSTGITVHKLRFVTRDQIILPLATLELLERNVLRFIDQRAKLAALGLSTKKGLLFYGPPGTGKTHTIHYLSRALPGHTMLLISAEQVGLLDMYMTLARLLQPSVVVLEDVDLIARNRADMNSVCEEVLLNKLLNEMDGLKENVDVIFILTTNRPEALEFALASRPGRIDQAIEFPVPDEAGREKLVRLYAGGIELAPGVMQSVVARTEGVSAAFIKELLRRATQFHLERAASNELEWSDIEEALNELLFRGGPLNRMMLGAQREMQQS, encoded by the coding sequence ATGTACTACGTCATGCTTGCGGTGATGCTTGCAATTGGTTATTTCGGCGCGCTCGGTACCGCGGTCGTCTGGAACCGGTATCGGCGTCGCTCCGCGCCAGCCGTGTTGCCGCGGGTTGACGTCTTGATTCAACGCCACTTTCATCCGATCTCACTCAATGACCTTAGGATAGCCGAGCGCGAGTTTCCGTTTCATGTCCGCGCCGATCTGCAACAGGCGATGGCGCGGCACTTCGACGGTAACGGCCGAGCGCCCTATTTCACCGGCGTACGGCGGGAATATCATCACGGTCAAATGTCGTTCGCCGACCTGCTGCACTCGGAACACTATCCGGCCCAGGCGGTGCCCCCGGAATTCGAAGAGTTGGACATCGGCGACGAGCGACCGGTTTGCTGCCTGAAAAACGGACTGTGGTTAACCAACGAAGAAAGTGAACCACTGGCCATCCTCGTGACTTTCGCGGGTACTTACGGCGAGCCGCCGCGACTGAAGGTCCAAGTTGCGACGCGGAACGACCCGGCAGCAAGCCGGCGCGTCGAGCGGTTCTTTCAGGCGTTGGAAGAAGGTGTCCGTCAAGCGGCCTCGTATCGCGGCAAGATTCTGTCGTTGGAAGCGTCTCCGTCCTACAGCGGTATGAGCACGGGCATTACTGTTCACAAGCTTCGGTTCGTCACTCGCGATCAAATCATACTGCCGTTAGCGACGCTTGAGCTCTTGGAACGTAACGTCCTGCGCTTCATCGACCAGCGGGCGAAATTGGCCGCGCTGGGACTGTCGACCAAGAAGGGCCTGCTGTTTTACGGCCCTCCTGGGACCGGTAAAACGCATACGATCCATTACCTCTCTCGCGCACTTCCGGGCCATACGATGCTGTTGATCTCGGCCGAGCAGGTGGGGCTACTCGACATGTACATGACGCTGGCTCGCCTGCTGCAGCCGAGCGTCGTCGTGCTCGAAGACGTCGACCTGATTGCCCGCAACCGCGCCGATATGAATAGCGTGTGCGAAGAGGTGCTTCTCAACAAGCTGCTCAACGAGATGGACGGTTTGAAGGAGAACGTCGACGTGATCTTCATTCTGACGACCAATCGTCCAGAGGCGTTGGAATTTGCCCTCGCTTCGCGCCCGGGCCGCATTGATCAGGCCATCGAGTTCCCGGTGCCGGACGAAGCCGGACGAGAAAAGCTCGTGCGCCTCTATGCCGGCGGTATCGAACTGGCTCCAGGCGTGATGCAGTCCGTCGTGGCCCGAACGGAAGGCGTTAGCGCCGCGTTCATCAAAGAGTTGTTGCGACGCGCGACGCAGTTTCATCTGGAACGCGCCGCTTCGAACGAATTGGAGTGGTCGGATATCGAGGAAGCGCTCAACGAACTGCTGTTCCGTGGCGGCCCACTCAATCGAATGATGTTGGGGGCCCAACGCGAGATGCAGCAGTCGTAA
- a CDS encoding SDR family oxidoreductase, giving the protein MPRAIFITGYPGFIAGQLLHRFLSEPETTVRLLVIPAMRGAAEAARDALPEGRDRTEIVLGDITRPQLGLDEATRRRLAEEVDTVYHLAAIYDLATPHAISRLVNVTGTEHVLDFCESLPRLSRLIYFSTAYVSGTRTGRVLEDELEQARSWKNYYELTKWEAEVAVRARWSRIPTVIIRPGVVSGDSRTGEINKYDGPYFIIRTLVALEQKGWVRWSRYFWYGGRETRFYMVPVDFICDATEYLAKKPGAAGKAYHVLPNPPVRMGELAAAMFACFGVKPPPYSAPPWLGKLSFKMFPALSRALELPPEVFAYMKHDVEYDTRNLDAALAGSGIHCPAPCDCVPAMVDFVRKHPEIPANFGANATSLREKVTTTAS; this is encoded by the coding sequence ATGCCACGGGCCATCTTCATCACCGGCTACCCGGGCTTCATTGCCGGACAGTTGTTGCATCGCTTCTTGTCCGAGCCCGAGACGACCGTCCGCCTGCTGGTCATCCCGGCGATGCGCGGCGCGGCCGAGGCGGCGCGCGACGCCCTTCCCGAGGGACGCGACCGTACCGAGATCGTTCTGGGCGATATCACGCGTCCCCAACTGGGCCTCGACGAAGCCACGCGCCGCCGGCTCGCCGAGGAGGTCGACACCGTCTATCACCTGGCCGCGATCTATGATCTGGCCACGCCGCACGCCATCTCGCGGCTGGTCAACGTCACCGGCACCGAGCACGTGCTCGATTTTTGCGAATCGCTGCCGCGCCTATCGCGGCTGATCTATTTCTCGACGGCCTACGTTTCCGGCACGCGCACCGGCCGTGTGCTGGAGGACGAACTGGAACAAGCCCGCAGTTGGAAGAACTACTACGAGCTTACTAAGTGGGAAGCCGAAGTCGCGGTGCGTGCGCGCTGGAGCCGCATTCCGACGGTGATCATCCGGCCGGGCGTCGTTTCCGGCGATTCGCGCACGGGCGAAATCAATAAATACGACGGCCCCTACTTCATCATCCGCACGCTGGTGGCGCTTGAGCAAAAGGGCTGGGTCCGCTGGAGCCGGTACTTCTGGTACGGTGGCCGCGAGACGCGTTTCTACATGGTGCCGGTCGATTTCATTTGCGACGCCACGGAATATCTTGCCAAGAAGCCCGGCGCGGCCGGCAAAGCGTATCACGTGCTCCCCAATCCGCCGGTGCGAATGGGGGAATTGGCCGCGGCGATGTTCGCCTGCTTCGGCGTGAAGCCGCCTCCGTACAGCGCGCCACCCTGGCTCGGCAAGCTGTCGTTCAAAATGTTTCCGGCCTTGTCGCGGGCACTCGAGTTACCGCCCGAGGTGTTCGCCTACATGAAGCACGATGTCGAATACGACACGCGCAATCTCGACGCGGCGCTGGCCGGCTCGGGCATTCATTGCCCGGCGCCGTGCGACTGTGTTCCGGCGATGGTCGATTTCGTGCGCAAGCATCCGGAGATTCCTGCCAATTTCGGGGCCAACGCCACCAGCCTGCGCGAGAAGGTGACGACGACCGCGTCATGA
- a CDS encoding alpha/beta hydrolase, with translation MLPVRATSGDFLGNGAPAALPLNRPSLGIRSRFHRIVATVLAAGFVLAVYSAAAAEEPDFQRTEDVIYGRKFGTALTMDVFRPAKQNGAAVIFCVSGGWFSSHESVNTAFAAELLKRGYTVFEVVHGSQPRFSIPEVLQDMHRAVRYIRNHAADYGVDPDRIGISGASAGGHLSLMQGTAGTAGDSSAKDPVDRESSRVRAVGCFFPPTDFLNYGQPGENAIGRGVLKNFRAPFDFVEFDNETKHFVPITDESKITEIGKQISPVNHVTPDDPPTLIIHGDADKLVPIQQAQLIIDKLKEAGVPAELVVKEGQAHGWPNLPAEMVTIADWFDKHLAAPAAAN, from the coding sequence ATGCTTCCTGTCCGCGCAACTTCTGGCGATTTCCTGGGAAATGGCGCGCCCGCGGCGCTGCCGTTGAACCGTCCATCGCTCGGTATTCGTTCTCGATTCCACAGAATCGTCGCAACCGTGCTTGCCGCTGGTTTCGTGTTGGCGGTTTACTCCGCGGCCGCCGCTGAGGAGCCCGACTTCCAACGAACCGAGGATGTGATCTACGGCCGCAAATTCGGCACGGCACTCACGATGGACGTGTTTCGACCGGCCAAACAGAACGGCGCGGCGGTGATTTTCTGCGTCAGCGGCGGCTGGTTCTCTTCGCACGAGTCGGTCAACACGGCCTTCGCCGCCGAATTGCTCAAGCGCGGCTACACCGTCTTCGAGGTCGTACACGGTAGCCAGCCCAGGTTCTCCATTCCTGAAGTCCTGCAGGACATGCACCGCGCGGTGCGCTATATTCGCAACCACGCCGCCGATTACGGCGTCGATCCCGATCGCATTGGTATCAGCGGCGCCTCGGCCGGTGGGCATCTGTCGCTCATGCAGGGCACGGCCGGCACCGCGGGCGACTCGTCCGCCAAGGATCCGGTCGATCGCGAAAGCAGCCGCGTGCGGGCGGTGGGCTGCTTTTTTCCGCCGACGGATTTTCTGAATTACGGGCAGCCCGGCGAAAACGCCATCGGCCGCGGCGTGCTGAAAAATTTCCGCGCCCCGTTCGATTTCGTGGAGTTCGACAACGAGACCAAGCATTTCGTGCCGATCACCGACGAATCCAAAATCACGGAAATCGGCAAGCAGATTTCGCCGGTGAACCATGTCACGCCCGACGATCCGCCCACGCTGATCATCCACGGCGATGCGGACAAGCTCGTGCCGATCCAGCAGGCGCAGCTGATCATCGACAAGCTGAAAGAGGCCGGCGTGCCGGCGGAGTTGGTCGTTAAAGAGGGGCAAGCGCATGGCTGGCCCAACCTGCCCGCCGAAATGGTCACGATCGCCGATTGGTTCGACAAGCACTTGGCCGCGCCCGCGGCGGCCAACTGA
- the def gene encoding peptide deformylase, which produces MRIIQFPHPTLRRVSKPLRRVDDELRQIVRNMFDLMYQANGIGLAANQVDLPYRLFVLNLTGDAAEADEEQVFINPVLSDPKGTAEAEEGCLSLPGLHAHIRRPETITVSAYDLTGQEIEETVDGLFARAVQHETDHLNGVLFIDRLSPMARLALKDELEEFEIEFADRRQRGEIPDDERISARLAELEELRT; this is translated from the coding sequence TTGCGGATTATCCAGTTTCCACACCCCACCTTAAGGCGTGTCTCGAAGCCGCTCCGACGTGTTGACGACGAGCTGCGGCAAATCGTGCGCAACATGTTCGACCTGATGTACCAGGCCAATGGCATCGGGTTGGCCGCCAACCAGGTCGACCTGCCGTACCGGCTGTTCGTCTTGAATCTGACCGGCGACGCGGCTGAAGCCGACGAGGAGCAGGTCTTCATCAACCCGGTGCTGAGCGATCCCAAGGGGACGGCCGAGGCCGAGGAGGGATGCTTGAGCCTGCCAGGCCTGCACGCGCACATCCGCCGGCCCGAGACGATCACCGTGAGCGCCTACGATCTGACGGGCCAGGAAATCGAAGAGACGGTCGACGGGCTCTTCGCTCGCGCGGTGCAACACGAGACCGACCACTTGAACGGCGTGCTGTTCATCGATCGATTGAGCCCCATGGCGCGGCTGGCGCTGAAGGACGAGCTGGAAGAGTTCGAGATCGAGTTTGCCGATCGCCGGCAGCGCGGCGAGATTCCGGACGACGAACGTATTTCGGCGCGCCTGGCGGAGCTGGAAGAATTGCGCACGTGA